In Aegilops tauschii subsp. strangulata cultivar AL8/78 chromosome 3, Aet v6.0, whole genome shotgun sequence, one genomic interval encodes:
- the LOC141042956 gene encoding uncharacterized protein — protein sequence MPPPRQSARQAAQKNTTPVAERATLRLVKGLGLLGPKEKMTAKAAEALIRRFDEPLSGDDINVIAKLTRLNKEAMRVAVGMAGPEAEAEEAGVWNIRGLNTPARRTAVRQIAEAQRANILCLQETKLESWTPSVVRELGGARLDGCAVLPAIDTRGGIAVLWDKSMVNFVTHAVGNFSITGKVSLIQDRLDFWLTTVYGPVDDTRKDDFLAEIAHAAPPQGEPWLLNGDFNIIYEARDKNNLNLNRRIMGMFRAAIDRAGLREIKCKNGRFTWTNERQNPTMETVERAWQRPVNHTCPIIRLKKKMHRTTHDLKIWAKTLFSDAKVQFHLALERSRKRQASRLTWLKAGDARTAFFQAKINSRRRKNFIHSLQTETSTVTAHEEKKAIAHDHFANLLGKKEERRCSINWEELDMPNMQNEGLDNPFSEPEVWAAIMASPSEKAPGPNGFSGTFFRACWGTIKNDVMAVFDHFYNLAEGDFAEIN from the exons ATGCCGCCCCCGCGCCAGAGTGCTCGTCAGGCTGCTCAGAAGAACACCACACCTGTCGCCGAGCGCGCCACGCTACGCCTGGTGAAGGGTCTGGGTCTGCTGGGTCCAAAGGAGAAGATGACTGCCAAGGCGGCTGAAGCCCTCATCCGCAGGTTCGATGAGCCGCTCTCCGGCGACGACATCAACGTCATCGCCAAGCTGACTAGGCTCAACAAGGAGGCGATGCGCGTGGCCGTGGGCATGGCGGGGCCTGAAGCTGAAGCTGAGGAGGCTGGAGT CTGGAACATTAGGGGACTGAACACGCCAGCCAGGCGAACAGCTGTGCGACAGATAGCAGAAGCGCAGCGGGCAAACATTCTCTGTCTGCAGGAGACTAAGCTAGAATCTTGGACGCCCAGTGTTGTTAGAGAGCTGGGAGGGGCCAGATTAGATGGGTGCGCCGTTCTTCCAGCGATCGACACTAGAGGAGGAATTGCTGTTCTATGGGACAAGAGTATGGTCAATTTCGTGACGCACGCTGTCGGAAACTTCTCAATCACCGGAAAAGTGTCTCTGATCCAGGACAGACTTGATTTCTGGCTTACAACTGTTTACGGGCCAGTGGACGACACGAGAAAAGATGATTTCCTTGCTGAAATAGCTCATGCTGCACCACCACAAGGAGAACCCTGGCTTCTAAACGGAGATTTTAACATCATCTATGAAGCCCGTGACAAGAACAACCTCAACCTGAACAGGAGGATCATGGGCATGTTCAGAGCAGCGATCGACAGAGCAGGCTTAAGAGAGATCAAATGCAAAAATGGGAGGTTCACATGGACAAACGAGCGTCAAAACCCAACGATG GAAACAGTTGAAAGAGCTTGGCAGCGCCCAGTTAACCACACCTGCCCAATCATCAGGCTCAAGAAGAAGATGCATAGGACAACGCATGATCTCAAAATTTGGGCAAAGACTCTTTTTAGCGATGCAAAGGTTCAGTTCCACTTGGCAT TGGAGAGATCAAGGAAAAGACAGGCATCAAGGCTAACCTGGCTCAAGGCGGGAGATGCACGAACGGCCTTCTTCCAAGCAAAGATCAATTCCAGAAGGAGGAAGAACTTTATACACTCCCTGCAAACAGAAACAAGTACAGTCACTGCGCACGAGGAAAAGAAAGCAATCGCCCACGACCACTTTGCTAATCTGCTGGGGAAAAAGGAGGAAAGGCGATGCTCCATCAACTGGGAGGAGTTGGATATGCCAAATATGCAAAACGAGGGGCTGGACAATCCTTTCTCGGAACCTGAAGTTTGGGCTGCTATCATGGCATCTCCATCAGAGAAAGCTCCAGGCCCCAACGGCTTCTCAGGAACTTTCTTCAGAGCTTGCTGGGGCACCATAAAGAATGACGTCATGGCAGTTTTTGATCACTTCTACAACCTAGCCGAAGGTGATTTTGCCGAAATCAACTAA